One genomic region from Streptomyces sp. NBC_01304 encodes:
- a CDS encoding helix-turn-helix transcriptional regulator codes for MVSWLEELERRDAAARDRIAELRGQIKELTVLLVVQEEVASRLGITRETMSEILSGDSTVTGPEAGGSDEVEPAAGPVTGAGSPVGVRLVPTWSAEVDAEVLPPSYRDIVEILGDAVHPMRAHQLCSVLGLSTDKSKVEGFRSKLKRLAERDWIAEVEPGLFASRDTAPRGRAPGRGNDPAVSPRAGE; via the coding sequence ATGGTGTCGTGGCTGGAAGAGCTGGAGCGGCGGGATGCTGCCGCACGAGATCGAATCGCTGAACTGCGTGGCCAGATCAAGGAGTTGACGGTCCTCCTGGTCGTGCAGGAAGAGGTGGCCTCCCGGCTGGGGATCACGCGGGAGACGATGAGCGAGATCCTTTCCGGGGACAGCACGGTGACCGGGCCGGAGGCTGGCGGGAGCGATGAGGTGGAGCCGGCGGCTGGGCCGGTGACCGGTGCCGGATCGCCGGTGGGGGTGCGGTTGGTGCCGACCTGGTCGGCGGAGGTGGACGCGGAGGTGTTGCCGCCCTCGTACCGGGACATCGTGGAGATTCTTGGCGATGCGGTGCATCCGATGCGGGCGCATCAGCTGTGCTCCGTGCTCGGGCTGTCGACGGACAAGAGCAAGGTGGAGGGGTTCCGTTCGAAGTTGAAACGGCTGGCGGAGCGGGACTGGATCGCGGAGGTGGAGCCGGGGTTGTTCGCTTCGCGGGATACGGCACCGCGAGGGCGTGCGCCGGGGCGGGGGAACGACCCCGCGGTGTCGCCGCGCGCCGGTGAGTAG
- a CDS encoding ISKra4 family transposase, whose product MEDYEHAAMADPFARAVSFFTQLICDLSGPAALILPHQDVEEMAAAQGRELARLLLQAHLDLRARREEAELTVLDTCSRAALAGGRTRLESGHHRELATVIGTVRVTRCALRSPGLSNVYPADKVLGLPRERHSLGVRKLAVLESVRGSYDTAMEAITRACGKVVGKRQIEHLVQQAAVDVAAFYAARTPTPASAATLLVLSVDGKGIVMRPGHLREATRKAAERAKRTFRTRLAIGEKTGRKRMATLAAIYDADPAVRRPHDIIAPPGGRSTARIPRPGPKAQAKWLTGSVEHDPEYVIAAAFDQAEARDPQHRRCWVVLVDGARHQLDLIQAEAERRGVSIHIVLDLVHVIEKLWAASRCFHAPADPAAEDWIAVKTARVLRGRAQQAADEIRAEADRHKLTGDQRTAVDKACQYLNNNADFVHYDRALAAGWPIASGVIEGAARHLIADRLDITGSRWSVPGAEALLILRAVISNGDFTAYWRYHVHEEHTRLYPRTGQADYRLTA is encoded by the coding sequence ATGGAAGACTACGAGCACGCCGCGATGGCTGACCCGTTTGCCCGCGCGGTTTCTTTCTTCACTCAGCTGATCTGCGACCTCTCCGGTCCCGCCGCGCTAATCCTGCCCCATCAGGATGTGGAGGAGATGGCCGCGGCTCAGGGCCGGGAGCTGGCCCGGCTGTTGCTGCAGGCCCACCTTGATCTGCGCGCCCGCCGGGAGGAGGCGGAGCTGACCGTACTGGACACATGCTCGCGTGCGGCCCTGGCCGGCGGACGCACCCGCTTGGAGAGCGGGCATCACCGTGAACTGGCCACCGTCATCGGGACGGTGAGGGTGACCCGGTGCGCGCTCAGGTCGCCGGGCCTGTCCAACGTCTATCCGGCCGACAAGGTGCTCGGCCTGCCCCGCGAGCGGCATAGTCTCGGGGTGCGCAAGCTGGCGGTGCTCGAGTCGGTGCGCGGTTCGTACGACACCGCGATGGAGGCGATCACCCGCGCCTGCGGGAAGGTCGTAGGCAAACGCCAGATCGAACACCTCGTGCAGCAAGCGGCGGTGGACGTGGCCGCGTTCTATGCCGCCCGCACCCCCACGCCGGCGAGCGCGGCGACACTGCTGGTTTTGTCCGTGGACGGCAAGGGCATCGTGATGCGCCCGGGCCATTTGCGCGAAGCCACCCGCAAGGCGGCGGAGCGGGCGAAGCGGACCTTCCGCACCCGGCTGGCCATCGGAGAGAAGACGGGACGCAAGCGGATGGCGACCCTGGCCGCCATCTACGACGCCGACCCGGCCGTGCGCCGCCCGCACGACATCATCGCCCCACCCGGCGGCCGCAGCACCGCCCGCATTCCGCGCCCGGGGCCGAAAGCGCAGGCCAAGTGGCTGACAGGATCGGTCGAACACGACCCGGAGTACGTCATCGCCGCCGCCTTCGACCAGGCCGAGGCCCGCGACCCGCAGCACCGCAGGTGCTGGGTGGTCCTCGTCGATGGCGCCCGCCACCAACTCGACCTGATCCAGGCCGAGGCCGAGCGCCGCGGCGTGAGCATCCACATCGTCCTCGACCTCGTCCACGTGATCGAGAAACTCTGGGCCGCATCCCGCTGCTTCCACGCCCCCGCCGACCCGGCGGCCGAGGACTGGATCGCCGTCAAGACCGCCCGTGTCCTGCGGGGACGCGCCCAGCAGGCCGCCGACGAGATCCGCGCCGAGGCCGACCGCCACAAGTTGACAGGCGATCAACGGACGGCTGTCGACAAAGCCTGTCAATACCTCAACAACAACGCCGACTTCGTCCACTACGACCGGGCACTCGCCGCCGGCTGGCCGATCGCCAGCGGCGTCATCGAAGGCGCGGCCCGCCACCTCATCGCCGACAGACTCGACATTACCGGCAGCAGATGGAGCGTCCCGGGCGCAGAGGCACTCCTCATCCTCCGCGCCGTGATCAGCAACGGCGATTTCACCGCCTACTGGCGCTATCACGTGCACGAAGAGCACACACGCCTCTATCCCCGCACCGGCCAGGCCGACTACCGCCTGACGGCCTGA